A segment of the Desulfurellaceae bacterium genome:
GACTTCACCGTGCTGTATCCCTCGCTGGGTCTGGCCTTCCCCCATATCGAGAACGCCGAACTGCGCCGGGCCACCTGCCGGGCGTTCAACCTGTTTGTGGCTGATTATTTCCGCGGCTACGCCGACCGCATGACCCCGGCCGCCTGTATTCCCATGCACACGCCCCAGGAGGCGGTCGACGAGCTGGACTACTGTGTCGGCGAACTCGGCCTCAAGGCGGTGATGATGGCCGGCCATGTCCAGCGGCCCATCCCGGCTGCGGTCGCCACAGACGCCGACTTGGGATTGCACGCCTTCTGGATTGACAATTTCTGTATCGACAGCGCCTACGACTACGACCCGGTGTGGGCCAAATGCCTGGAACTCAAGGTTCCGCCGACCTTTCATTCCCCCGGCATGGGCTGGGGCAGCCGCACCACTTCGAACTATATGTACAACCACACCGGGCATTTCGCCGCAGCCGGCGACGCGGTGTGCAAAGCCCTGTTGATGGGCGGCGTCACCCGACGCTTCCCGGGCCTCAGGTTCGGTTTTCTGGAGAGTGGCGTCGGCTGGGCCACCGATCTGTACGCCGGCATGGTTGCCCGCTGGGAGAAACGCAACCCGCGCGGCCTGGCAAACTATGACCCGGCCAACCTGAACGCCGAGCTGTTCCTGGACCTCCACCGGCGCTACGGCGATGCCATCGTCCAGGACAGGCTGGACGGCCTGGACCTGCGCCGCGGCGCGCTGGCCGGGACGCGGGAAGACCCGGAGGATGACTGGGTCCGCTGCGGGATCAGCACGGCCGAGGACATCAAAGACCTGTTTGTCCCGAATTTCTACTTCGGCTGTGAGGCCGACGATCCCCTCAACGCCACGGCCTTTCAGACCAGGATGAACCCCTTTGGCGCACGCCTGGGCGCCATCTTCAGCTCAGACATCGGCCACTGGGATGTGCCCGACATGAGCCACGTCCTGGCCGAAGCCTACGAGCTGGTGGAAAAAGACATTTTGACCGAGCGTGATTTTGAGGATTTTGTGTTCACCAATCCGGCCGCGCTGTGGACAGGGATGAACCCCGACTTCTTCAACGGCACGGTGGTCGAAGACGCGATCAAGACGCAAGCCGCCTGATTCTGTAAACAGTGATTATCCTTTGTCTTTCAGACTCGGTTTACGTATGAAGGACTGAGCGCTCATTCGGGTTTTTGTATGGAGACAAAAGAATGGCCGGCCTGCCGGCAGTGCGGTCGGGGAGTGCTCATCCCACTCTCGGACTATGGTCCGCACGGCGGTGACATCCCGTTCAAAGTCTGGGTGTGCCACAATCCGGACTGCGGCTTCAGCCTGCGCATCGACAAAGGCCAGGTGAGTGCGGAGCACGTGGCTCAGCCCTCATCCCCGGCCCAGCGAAAGCTCAGAAGATAGCGGCACCCCAAGGGCGAACAGTCGGGTCTGGCGCGCTCCGCCAGAGCCCTCGACATTCGTCTGCACGACCCTGCGGAGCCTCACACACGAAGGAGGGCAGTATGAAATTCGGCATGTTGCTGCCAACAGTCGGCCCCTACGCCTCAGGACCGGACGCGCTGCACGCCCAGCGCACGCTGGCCCAACAGGCCGAAGCCCTGGGCTTTGACTCCATCTGGGTGCCCGACCACGTCGTCTTCCCCAAAACGATCAACTCCACCTATCCGTATAACGACACCGGCCGGATCGGGACCGCCCCTA
Coding sequences within it:
- a CDS encoding amidohydrolase family protein, with protein sequence MSHPSPSATIRARLKHPVIDSDGHMIEFEPGFLDYLKQVGGQSVLDLYLSPERNTGSWGKMFDWYRLSAEERHAQRTTRSPWWALPTRNTLDRATASLPKLLHQRLDEIGIDFTVLYPSLGLAFPHIENAELRRATCRAFNLFVADYFRGYADRMTPAACIPMHTPQEAVDELDYCVGELGLKAVMMAGHVQRPIPAAVATDADLGLHAFWIDNFCIDSAYDYDPVWAKCLELKVPPTFHSPGMGWGSRTTSNYMYNHTGHFAAAGDAVCKALLMGGVTRRFPGLRFGFLESGVGWATDLYAGMVARWEKRNPRGLANYDPANLNAELFLDLHRRYGDAIVQDRLDGLDLRRGALAGTREDPEDDWVRCGISTAEDIKDLFVPNFYFGCEADDPLNATAFQTRMNPFGARLGAIFSSDIGHWDVPDMSHVLAEAYELVEKDILTERDFEDFVFTNPAALWTGMNPDFFNGTVVEDAIKTQAA